The proteins below are encoded in one region of Juglans microcarpa x Juglans regia isolate MS1-56 chromosome 4D, Jm3101_v1.0, whole genome shotgun sequence:
- the LOC121261535 gene encoding probable trehalose-phosphate phosphatase D, protein MTKQNVVVSDCTSPIGKVRLAASNSALFSPAIPKTLAALGGRIAISKKKLIKRHDTGRGARVSTWVDSMRDSSPTRTKSTPSLPETEEKSSWILRHPSALENFEQIISASKGKQIVMFLDYDGTLSPIVEDPDQAFMSIEMREAVRDVARYFPTAIVSGRCRDKVYNFVRLEELFYAGSHGMDIKGPSKHRKCDKGNQAVIFEAASEFLPMIVEVYKALINEISSIPGAKVENNKFCLSVHFRCVDEKSWAALAEQVRVVLSAYPKLKLTQGRKVLEIRPTIKWDKGKALEFLLESLGYANSNDVLPIYIGDDQTDEDAFKVLRHNGQGFGILVSRVAKETSASYSLQEPSEVKEFLRLLVEQDSGLPKGQDSRREEDRTGLICKLQNIYSNY, encoded by the exons ATGACTAAGCAGAATGTGGTGGTTTCTGATTGCACGTCGCCTATCGGAAAGGTTAGACTTGCCGCGTCGAATTCAGCACTGTTCTCACCCGCGATCCCAAAAACTCTGGCTGCGCTTGGTGGGCGCATTGCCATATCCAAAAAGAAACTCATAAAGAGGCATGATACTGGAAGAGGAGCCAGGGTCAGTACCTGGGTTGATTCCATGAGAGACTCCTCGCCTACCCGAACCAAATCCACGCCTTCTTTGCctgaaacagaagaaaaaagctCCTGGATT CTCCGTCATCCATCGGCGTTAGAAAACTTCGAGCAGATTATATCAGCTTCCAAGGGCAAGCAGATTGTGATGTTTCTGGATTATGATGGCACCCTCTCTCCTATTGTCGAAGATCCAGATCAAGCATTCATGTCCATAGAG ATGAGAGAAGCTGTAAGGGATGTGGCTAGATACTTCCCCACAGCCATAGTGAGTGGGAGGTGCAGGGATAAG gtttataattttgtaaggTTAGAAGAACTATTCTATGCGGGCAGCCACGGGATGGATATCAAGGGACCTTCCAAACACCGAAAATGCGACAAA GGAAATCAAGCAGTCATCTTCGAAGCTGCTTCTGAGTTTCTGCCCATGATCgttgag GTGTACAAAGCCTTGATAAACGAAATCAGTTCCATCCCAGGAGCAAAGGTTGAAAACAACAAGTTTTGCCTATCCGTACACTTCCGCTGCGTCGATGAAAAG AGTTGGGCTGCATTAGCAGAGCAAGTTAGGGTGGTGCTCAGTGCGTATCCAAAACTTAAACTGACACAAGGGAGGAAG GTTTTGGAGATCCGTCCAACCATCAAATGGGACAAGGGCAAAGCCCTTGAATTCTTGCTGGAATCACTAG GATATGCCAATTCTAATGATGTTTTGCCGATCTATATTGGAGATGATCAGACTGATGAGGATGCGTTCAAG GTTCTGCGCCATAACGGACAAGGATTTGGGATCCTTGTCTCTAGAGTTGCAAAGGAAACAAGCGCATCTTATTCTTTGCAAGAACCATCTGAG GTTAAGGAATTTTTGCGGCTTTTGGTGGAGCAGGACAGTGGGTTACCGAAAGGACAGGACAGCCGGAGGGAAGAGGACAGGACAGGGTTAATatgtaaattacaaaatatatacagCAATTATTGA